Proteins encoded in a region of the Phoenix dactylifera cultivar Barhee BC4 chromosome 3, palm_55x_up_171113_PBpolish2nd_filt_p, whole genome shotgun sequence genome:
- the LOC103704164 gene encoding laccase-17-like, translating to MAFSLLPSSLLVAAFMFSTLTLLLSLDGVRAQQTGITRHYRFDIRMANVTRLCHTKSIVTVNGQFPGPKIVAREGDRVVVKVVNHVQYNVTLHWHGVRQLRSGWADGPAYVTQCPIGRGQSYVYNFTIVAQRGTLFWHAHISWLRATLYGPIIILPARGVPYPFSKPYKEVPIVFGEWWNADTEAVISQALQTGGGPNVSDAYTINGLPGPLYNCSAKDTFKLKVKPGKTYLLRMINAALNDELFFSIANHTLTIVDVDAVYVKPFDTDTLIIAPGQTTNVLLRSKPSFPHATFLMAARPYATGSGTFDNSTVAGFLEYQDPKTSSTASFDKKLPLFKPSLPSLNDTAFVANFTSRLRSLATAQFPAKVPRTVERQFFFTVGLGTSPCPKNQTCQGPNGTKFAATVSNISFAMPTTALLQAHFFGQSKRVYSPDFPYSPLIPFNYTGSPPNNTLVSNGTKLMVLPYNTTVELVMQDTSILGAESHPLHLHGFNFFVVGQGFGNYNPAKDPARFNLVDPVERNTVGVPAGGWVAIRFRADNPGVWFMHCHLEVHTSWGLKMAWLVLDGSLPNQKLPPPPSDLPRC from the exons AtggccttctctcttcttccttcatccCTTCTTGTGGCAGCCTTCATGTTCTCGACGCTCACTCTGCTTCTTTCGCTGGATGGCGTACGTGCACAACAAACTGGCATAACCAGGCACTACAGATTTGAC ATAAGAATGGCCAATGTGACACGGCTGTGCCATACGAAGAGCATTGTGACGGTCAATGGGCAGTTCCCAGGTCCCAAGATCGTTGCTAGAGAAGGAGATAGAGTTGTGGTTAAGGTGGTTAACCACGTTCAGTATAATGTCACTTTACACTG GCATGGTGTTCGCCAGCTGAGGAGTGGATGGGCGGACGGTCCGGCGTATGTGACCCAATGCCCCATAGGGAGAGGGCAGAGCTACGTGTATAACTTCACCATCGTAGCCCAGCGAGGGACGCTCTTCTGGCACGCCCACATCTCGTGGCTGAGGGCCACCCTCTACGGGCCCATCATCATCCTCCCTGCCCGCGGCGTCCCTTACCCCTTCTCCAAACCCTATAAAGAAGTCCCCATCGTCTTCG GGGAATGGTGGAACGCTGACACGGAGGCCGTCATTAGCCAGGCTCTTCAGACGGGTGGTGGTCCTAATGTCTCCGATGCCTACACCATCAATGGGCTTCCTGGTCCCCTGTACAACTGCTCGGCTAAAG ATACATTCAAGCTGAAAGTGAAGCCCGGAAAGACGTACCTACTCCGTATGATCAATGCTGCACTCAACGACGAGCTCTTCTTCAGCATCGCGAACCACACCCTCACCATCGTTGATGTTGATGCTGTTTACGTGAAGCCCTTCGACACCGACACCCTCATCATAGCACCAGGTCAAACCACCAACGTCCTCCTCCGTTCCAAGCCCAGCTTCCCCCATGCCACATTCCTCATGGCTGCAAGGCCCTATGCCACCGGATCCGGCACCTTCGACAACTCGACGGTGGCCGGCTTTCTTGAGTACCAAGATCCCAAGACTTCCTCCACAGCCAGCTTTGATAAGAAGCTCCCACTCTTCAAACCAAGCCTCCCATCTCTGAACGACACGGCGTTTGTCGCAAACTTCACCAGCAGATTACGGAGTCTGGCAACCGCTCAGTTTCCGGCCAAGGTACCACGGACTGTGGAGAGGCAATTCTTCTTCACCGTGGGGCTTGGCACGAGCCCGTGCCCGAAGAACCAGACTTGCCAAGGGCCCAACGGCACCAAGTTCGCCGCGACCGTAAGCAATATATCCTTCGCGATGCCGACCACAGCTCTCCTCCAGGCCCACTTCTTTGGGCAGTCCAAGCGCGTTTACTCCCCGGACTTCCCTTACAGCCCTCTAATCCCATTCAACTACACGGGGAGCCCTCCCAACAACACACTGGTGAGCAATGGGACTAAGTTGATGGTGCTTCCGTACAACACCACCGTGGAGCTGGTGATGCAGGACACCAGCATTCTAGGGGCGGAGAGCCACCCGTTGCACCTCCACGGCTTCAACTTCTTCGTCGTCGGGCAAGGCTTCGGCAACTACAATCCGGCAAAGGACCCGGCCAGGTTCAACCTGGTGGACCCGGTGGAGAGGAACACGGTCGGGGTGCCCGCCGGTGGGTGGGTCGCCATCCGATTCCGTGCTGATAACCCCG GTGTGTGGTTCATGCATTGCCACCTGGAGGTCCACACGAGCTGGGGTCTGAAGATGGCGTGGTTGGTCTTGGATGGGAGCCTACCCAACCAAAAGCTGCCTCCTCCGCCATCAGATCTTCCCAGATGCTAG